One Bombus pyrosoma isolate SC7728 linkage group LG7, ASM1482585v1, whole genome shotgun sequence genomic window carries:
- the LOC122569058 gene encoding U3 small nucleolar RNA-associated protein 6 homolog encodes MAEFVEKRCEDMIPELEQMERIKLFDKNEIRGIAKKLKEYEYKIQRHTKTKEDYLRYIQYETDLLKLIKQRRSKFGIIQKRSDIDHAITNKINRLYNEAIFRFQDDIRFWIAYIKFCKHVHFHNSVSHLLGKMLQVHQDKPKCWHIAACWELEENKNKDTARQFLLRGLHIHPTSQLLFIDAFKLELDDASANDQKNENNGDNAVPTETDDDMSIGLKRAYIIYQQASKCIRDIKFIIELLNITKDHNNTEKLQNKIVSDMIEEYTHEPLMWDTMARRELEGLIQPSFSNTAMQVDNSEQTSLRDRITSCNKVYQTAVKKIKTEEMWSLYIECLIEINQQAKPLALPNFKRKLLKTALSQAHQAKKLKEKYYLHWINMLNAEKKDKTTEKKFEEILSIATETIPSSISLWHARLRYLFASGEEEEAEAVFLKATQILAEKSLPLWKMKILHVQAKCPEKIEQVFQTALQAHPSIAQYIKIIYIEWLVLTKSIQAARKVYDNLCLQPPFFLELHKKMIELELMQPEISLKHIRKYNEMSTLQFGKNDTSIWIDYITFEMKHGDPKKVGEIHGRAVKTLEPKLTDSFISEYSLIKAKPDIINTGT; translated from the exons ATGGCagaatttgtagaaaaaagaTGCGAGGATATGATTCCTGAATTAGAACAGATGGAAAGGATTAaactttttgataaaaatgaaattcg agGAATTGCAAAGAAACTTAAAGaatacgaatataaaattcaacgtcACACAAAAACTAAAGAAGACTATTTGAGATACATACAGTATGAAACGGACCtgcttaaattaattaaacaacgtAGAAGT AAATTTGGTATTATTCAAAAAAGGTCAGATATTGACCATgctattacaaataaaattaatcgtttatatAATGAAGCAATATTTAGATTTCAAGATGATATTCGTTTTTGGATTGcttacataaaattttgtaaacatGTT CATTTTCACAACAGTGTTAGTCATCTGTTAGGCAAAATGTTGCAAGTTCATCAAGATAAACCCAAATGTTGGCATATTGCTGCATGTTGGGAactagaagaaaataaaaataaagacaCTGCTCGTCAGTTTCTTCTTCGTGGTTTACATATACATCCAACCTCtcagttattatttattgatgcTTTCAA ATTAGAATTAGATGATGCATCAGCTAATGatcagaaaaatgaaaataatggtGACAATGCAGTACCAACAGAAACTGATGATGACATGTCTATTGGATTAAAAAGGGcatatatcatatatcaaCAAGCATCAAAATGTATTAGAGATATCAAATTCATAAtagaattgttaaatattacaaaggaTCATAATAACacagaaaaattgcaaaataaaattgttag tGATATGATAGAAGAGTATACTCATGAACCCCTGATGTGGGATACAATGGCACGACGAGAATTAGAAGGACTTATTCAACCTTCTTTTAGTAATACAGCGATGCAGGTTGATAATTCAGAACAAACTTCATTAAGAGATCGTATAACATCTTGTAATAAAGTTTATCAAACAGCAGTCAAAAAAATTAAGACCGAAGAAATGTGGTCTTTGTATATAGAatgtttaatagaaataaatcaaCAAGCCAAACCTTTAGCTTTAccaaattttaaaagaaaattattaaaaactgcACTATCTCAGGCACACCAAGCAAagaagttgaaagaaaaatattatttacattgg ATCAACATGTTAAATGctgaaaaaaaagataaaactacagaaaaaaaatttgaagaaattctgAGCATTGCAACTGAAACTATACCAAGTAGCATAAGTCTTTGGCATGCTAGGTTACGATATTTGTTTGCCTCAggggaggaagaagaagctgAAGCTGTATTTTTAAAG GCAACACAAATTCTTGCAGAAAAGTCATTACCTTTAtggaagatgaaaatattacatgtGCAGGCAAAGTGTCctgaaaaaattgaacaagTTTTCCAAACAGCTTTACAAGCACATCCAAGTATTGCTCAGTACATAAAGATTATTTACATTGAATGGCTAGTTTTGACAAAAA GTATACAAGCGGCGAGGAAAGTTTATGATAATCTCTGTTTACAacctcctttctttcttgaATTACACAAAAAGATGATAGAATTAGAACTTATGCAACCTGAAATATCATTAAAGCATATAAGAAAGTATAATGAAATGTCAACTTTACAGTTTGGCAAAAATGATACAAGTATTTGGATAGATTATATTACGTTTGAAATGAAACATGGCGATCCCAAAAAAGTTGGAGAAATACATGGAAGAGCAGTAAAGACTTTAGAACCAAAATTGACAGACTCGTTTATTTCAGAATACAGTTTAATTAAAGCCAAACcagatattattaatactggCACATAA
- the LOC122569062 gene encoding uncharacterized protein LOC122569062 encodes MSNAIKIGIDQILQVNSKIKNSPICNSDKINTVNRDKLKELKSQINLNEHNAYLKKMQKRMKSSIDMLRYEIKEAREKILKTDKNFTGTSLMKNNCKNSIIVQTVPEQLICNNHICISSDNTSEISETYDELGILFSQYIKLQTQLCQRKYCPLKRYLKHKVQHTTKKCQTKFNYSRIYPYDQRPTCNNGNICIDTYDELKLMCTTPTKRKDIYRCMFKRRKHTLNQPYIISNQNFETVE; translated from the coding sequence ATGTCTAATGCAATTAAAATAGGAATTGATCAAATATTACAAGTTAactcaaaaataaaaaatagtccTATATGTAAttcagataaaattaatacagttaatagagataaattaaaagaattgaaatcaCAAATAAACTTAAATGAACATAATGCATATCTTAAAAAGATGCAGAAAAGAATGAAGTCATCTATAGATATGCtaagatatgaaataaaagaagctagagaaaaaatattgaaaacagATAAGAATTTCACTGGTACTTCActgatgaaaaataattgtaaaaattccattatagTACAAACTGTACCAGAACAATTGatttgtaataatcatatttgtatttcatcaGATAATACATCAGAAATATCTGAAACCTATGATGAATTGGGAATATTGTTTTCACAATATATCAAACTTCAAACTCAGCTGTGTCAAAGAAAGTATTGTCCTTTAAAGAGATATTTGAAACACAAAGTACAGCACACTACaaaaaaatgtcaaacaaaatttaattattctcgcATATATCCTTATGACCAGAGACCAACATGCaataatggaaatatatgtatagacaCATATGATGAACTAAAGTTGATGTGTACTACTCCAACAAAACGAAAGGATATTTACCGATGCATGTTTAAAAGGCGGAAACACACTTTAAATCAACCATATATCATATCtaatcaaaattttgaaacagtTGAATGA
- the LOC122569059 gene encoding tektin-2 isoform X2, which translates to MAKSVTTYEKPLPHINLADWYAKQWELQQNAAFRSAEAFELRNTGKIVRSETMVKTIWDTYMNNTRLADRLTELSRWRELLQNLLDKLIAELKFLQDEKVDTEKELETLNYPLQLTAECISMRDCRRGTELTYDEADTELKKELCVIENIKKSLTDRVQAAWEKLNRLEEVRFQIQLEVEDKDETIKIEKENLNLDRTCANISYKPNALRTPKGSISYEAWLEHCRYIKMLADNELSDVYNLREAINIMRERARNDIKAQQDVTDFNLRKRIYQTQKARNELEWQKLKIQKEMEILQKEIVRLEDALMHKIDSIKCAETRLENRTYRPGFELCRDEPELGLKDEILHLRQTEKDLKSVLENSKGAYNNLESLLLQVDRNLDDKQHSLATDVMCLDMRATLKTGDRTRLPNETDRNIVLTRMEKEIPLES; encoded by the exons atggCTAAGTCTGTAACTACATATGAAAAACCTTTACCACACATAA ATTTAGCAGATTGGTATGCTAAACAATGGGAACTTCAGCAAAATGCAGCTTTCAGAAGTGCAGAGGCATTTGAGTTAAGAAATACAGGAAAAATTGTTCGCTCAGAGACAATGGTAAAAACAATATGGGATACATACATGAATAATACTCGCCTTGCAGATAG attaaCAGAATTATCACGTTGGAGAGAGTTACTACAAAATTTGCTAGATAAATTAATTGCAGAGTTAAAGTTTTTACAAGATGAGAAAGTTGatacagagaaagaattaGAAACTTTAAATTATCCATTACAATTAACAGCAGAATGTATTTCCATGAGGGATTGTCGTAGAGGAACAGAACTTACTTACGATGAAGCTGATAcagaattgaaaaaagaactttgtgtcattgaaaatattaagaaatcaTTAACTGATAG GGTGCAAGCTGCATGggaaaaattaaatcgtttAGAAGAAGTCAGATTTCAAATCCAGTTAGAAGTGGAAGATAAAGatgaaactattaaaatagagaaagaaaatcttaATTTAGATCGAACATGTGCAAATATTAGCTATAAACCAAATGCATTAAGAACTCCAAAAGG TTCAATATCTTATGAAGCTTGGTTGGAACATTGccgttatattaaaatgttagcTGATAATGAATTAAGCgatgtatataatttacgagaagctataaatataatgcgTGAACGTGCCAGAAATGATATTAAAGCTCAGCAAGACGTAACAGATTTTAATTTACGGAAAAGAATTTATCAGACACAAAAAGCTAGGAATGAATTAGAATGGCAAAAGCTTAAA atccaaaaggaaatggaaattttacaaaaagaaatagttaGACTAGAAGACGCATTAATGCATAAAATTGATTCGATAAAATGTGCAGAGACAAGATTAGAAAATCGTACTTATCGTCCTGGTTTTGAACTCTGTCGTGATGAACCTGAATTAGGTTTGAAAgacgaaattttacatttgcGACAAACTGAAAAAGACTTAAAAAGTGTattggaaaattcaaa aggggcatataataatttggaaaGCTTACTTTTGCAAGTTGATAGAAATTTAGATGATAAACAACATTCTTTGGCGACAGATGTGATGTGTTTAGATATGAGGGCAACATTAAAAACAGGAGACAGAACACGATTGCCAAACGAAACAGATCGTAATATTGTTCTTACACGTATGGAAAAAGAGATACCACTTGAATCATGA
- the LOC122569858 gene encoding ras-related protein Rab-23 isoform X3: MLITLRSECGRKNLRYHSRVDGEDVRLMLWDTAGQEEFDAITAAYYRGAHACVLAYSATDRDSFDAIPSWKLKVENECGEIPTVLVQNKMDLVDQCVIDPDEAERLGRALGCKLLRTSVKEDVGVMSVFRHLASRCLHEMRRCDDDYQDDLRLYSAGPRSPSVISAFSPNGSTCGRSTGNGTIVLRPGTKSKNHKKKNFVKNACRLL; encoded by the exons GGTGGATGGCGAGGACGTAAGACTGATGCTGTGGGATACTGCCGGTCAGGAGGAATTCGACGCAATCACTGCGGCTTATTATCGCGGCGCCCATGCCTGCGTCCTCGCTTATTCAGCCACGGACAGGGATTCCTTCGACGCCATTCCTTCGTGGAAACTGAAG GTGGAGAACGAGTGCGGCGAAATTCCCACGGTTCTTGTACAAAACAAAATGGACCTCGTTGATCAGTGCGTCATTGATCC GGACGAAGCTGAGAGACTTGGTCGTGCCCTCGGCTGTAAGCTTTTAAGAACATCCGTGAAAGAGGACGTCGGAGTCATGAGCGTCTTCCGGCACTTGGCATCAAGATGTCTCCATGAGATGCGTCGCTGTGACGACGATTATCAGGACGACCTGAGATTATACTCAGCCGGACCTAGATCTCCTTCCGTAATAA GTGCATTTAGTCCGAATGGATCCACGTGTGGTCGGAGTACAGGGAATGGTACCATAGTTTTGCGACCAGGAACCAAGTCAAAGAatcataagaaaaaaaattttgtaaaaaacgCTTGTAGGCTACTTTAG
- the LOC122569858 gene encoding ras-related protein Rab-23 isoform X2: MIQRFCKGTYTRDYKKTIGVDFLEREIEVDGEDVRLMLWDTAGQEEFDAITAAYYRGAHACVLAYSATDRDSFDAIPSWKLKVENECGEIPTVLVQNKMDLVDQCVIDPDEAERLGRALGCKLLRTSVKEDVGVMSVFRHLASRCLHEMRRCDDDYQDDLRLYSAGPRSPSVISAFSPNGSTCGRSTGNGTIVLRPGTKSKNHKKKNFVKNACRLL; this comes from the exons ATGATCCAAAGATTTTGCAAGGGCACTTATACGAGAGACTATAAGAAGACCATCGGTGTCGATTTTCTGGAACGGGAGATAGA GGTGGATGGCGAGGACGTAAGACTGATGCTGTGGGATACTGCCGGTCAGGAGGAATTCGACGCAATCACTGCGGCTTATTATCGCGGCGCCCATGCCTGCGTCCTCGCTTATTCAGCCACGGACAGGGATTCCTTCGACGCCATTCCTTCGTGGAAACTGAAG GTGGAGAACGAGTGCGGCGAAATTCCCACGGTTCTTGTACAAAACAAAATGGACCTCGTTGATCAGTGCGTCATTGATCC GGACGAAGCTGAGAGACTTGGTCGTGCCCTCGGCTGTAAGCTTTTAAGAACATCCGTGAAAGAGGACGTCGGAGTCATGAGCGTCTTCCGGCACTTGGCATCAAGATGTCTCCATGAGATGCGTCGCTGTGACGACGATTATCAGGACGACCTGAGATTATACTCAGCCGGACCTAGATCTCCTTCCGTAATAA GTGCATTTAGTCCGAATGGATCCACGTGTGGTCGGAGTACAGGGAATGGTACCATAGTTTTGCGACCAGGAACCAAGTCAAAGAatcataagaaaaaaaattttgtaaaaaacgCTTGTAGGCTACTTTAG
- the LOC122569060 gene encoding chromobox protein homolog 5-like → MRRLSMKTKRSKSETSDSSIEENGVRRLSISDNNDEMKKGKENKNTESPRRSTAKKRSSRSRHSQKETTEDSTVKPEVEDTQAVDTEEENKNVGKAGPSKRLKKEGSSLTKQEGNNEKEYEVEKIVGQRTIKGRRQFLVRWKGYDADSDTWEQEKDLNCLELIEEFLAENAENEEDPKSKQLDNSAKSPKVKAVKVDKKSKKLKNNVKKQTENGKQILTSDEEKSGKDDQKEFEVEKIIEVHFKKNKTREFLIRWKGFTSADDTWEPEENLNCPELITKFMQKVEKAKTTEARELRANRPHTKRYTLATHEPGRRLSRRNMDKQRATYHECDE, encoded by the exons ATGCGTAGATTGAGTATGAAAACCAAGCGTAGCAAATCTGAAACTAGTGATAGCAGTATCGAGGAAAATGGCGTCCGACGTTTAAGCATATCCGACAACAACGACGAAatgaaaaagggaaaggaGAATAAGAATACAGAATCGCCACGCAGAAGTACAGCGAAAAAACGTTCATCTCGCAGTCGTCATAGTCAGAAAGAAACAACTGAGGATTCTACCGTGAAGCCTGAAGTAGAAGATACTCAAGCTGTAGatacagaagaagaaaataagaatgtCGGGAAAGCTGGACCTAGCAAGAGACTTAAAAAAGAGGGATCTTCCTTAACAAAACAGGAGggaaacaatgaaaaagaGTATGAG GTAGAAAAAATTGTGGGTCAACGTACAATCAAAGGTCGGCGTCAATTTTTAGTCAGGTGGAAGGGATATGATGCAGATTCTGATACATGGGAACAAGAAAAAGATCTAAACTGTTTAGAATTAATAGAAGAGTTTTTAGCTGAAAATgctgaaaatgaagaagaccCTAAATCTAAGCAATTAGATAATTCTGCAAAGTCACCTAAAGTTAAAGCTGTAAAAGTGGACAAAAAATCTAAAAAgcttaaaaataatgttaaaaaacaaacagaaaatg gtaaacaaatattaacatCAGATGAAGAGAAAAGTGGGAAAGATGAtcaaaaagaatttgaagtgGAAAAGATTATAGAAgtacattttaaaaagaataaaacaagggaatttttaattcgctgGAAAGGATTTACATCAGCAGATGATACATGGGAACCAGAAGAAAACTTAAATTGTCCAGAACTAATCACTAAGTTTATgcaaaaagtagaaaaagcTAAAACTACAGAAGCACGTGAACTTAGAGCAAATCGTCCTCATACGAAAAGATATACACTGGCTACACATGAGCCTGGAAGAAGACTATCTCGACGAAATATGGACAAACAAAG AGCTACTTATCACGAGTGTGATGAATAA
- the LOC122569059 gene encoding tektin-2 isoform X1, with translation MTKLYHKWRCMITNAAIYHLADWYAKQWELQQNAAFRSAEAFELRNTGKIVRSETMVKTIWDTYMNNTRLADRLTELSRWRELLQNLLDKLIAELKFLQDEKVDTEKELETLNYPLQLTAECISMRDCRRGTELTYDEADTELKKELCVIENIKKSLTDRVQAAWEKLNRLEEVRFQIQLEVEDKDETIKIEKENLNLDRTCANISYKPNALRTPKGSISYEAWLEHCRYIKMLADNELSDVYNLREAINIMRERARNDIKAQQDVTDFNLRKRIYQTQKARNELEWQKLKIQKEMEILQKEIVRLEDALMHKIDSIKCAETRLENRTYRPGFELCRDEPELGLKDEILHLRQTEKDLKSVLENSKGAYNNLESLLLQVDRNLDDKQHSLATDVMCLDMRATLKTGDRTRLPNETDRNIVLTRMEKEIPLES, from the exons ATGACTAAACTGTATCATAAATGGCGTTGCATGATTACTAATGCGGCGATATATC ATTTAGCAGATTGGTATGCTAAACAATGGGAACTTCAGCAAAATGCAGCTTTCAGAAGTGCAGAGGCATTTGAGTTAAGAAATACAGGAAAAATTGTTCGCTCAGAGACAATGGTAAAAACAATATGGGATACATACATGAATAATACTCGCCTTGCAGATAG attaaCAGAATTATCACGTTGGAGAGAGTTACTACAAAATTTGCTAGATAAATTAATTGCAGAGTTAAAGTTTTTACAAGATGAGAAAGTTGatacagagaaagaattaGAAACTTTAAATTATCCATTACAATTAACAGCAGAATGTATTTCCATGAGGGATTGTCGTAGAGGAACAGAACTTACTTACGATGAAGCTGATAcagaattgaaaaaagaactttgtgtcattgaaaatattaagaaatcaTTAACTGATAG GGTGCAAGCTGCATGggaaaaattaaatcgtttAGAAGAAGTCAGATTTCAAATCCAGTTAGAAGTGGAAGATAAAGatgaaactattaaaatagagaaagaaaatcttaATTTAGATCGAACATGTGCAAATATTAGCTATAAACCAAATGCATTAAGAACTCCAAAAGG TTCAATATCTTATGAAGCTTGGTTGGAACATTGccgttatattaaaatgttagcTGATAATGAATTAAGCgatgtatataatttacgagaagctataaatataatgcgTGAACGTGCCAGAAATGATATTAAAGCTCAGCAAGACGTAACAGATTTTAATTTACGGAAAAGAATTTATCAGACACAAAAAGCTAGGAATGAATTAGAATGGCAAAAGCTTAAA atccaaaaggaaatggaaattttacaaaaagaaatagttaGACTAGAAGACGCATTAATGCATAAAATTGATTCGATAAAATGTGCAGAGACAAGATTAGAAAATCGTACTTATCGTCCTGGTTTTGAACTCTGTCGTGATGAACCTGAATTAGGTTTGAAAgacgaaattttacatttgcGACAAACTGAAAAAGACTTAAAAAGTGTattggaaaattcaaa aggggcatataataatttggaaaGCTTACTTTTGCAAGTTGATAGAAATTTAGATGATAAACAACATTCTTTGGCGACAGATGTGATGTGTTTAGATATGAGGGCAACATTAAAAACAGGAGACAGAACACGATTGCCAAACGAAACAGATCGTAATATTGTTCTTACACGTATGGAAAAAGAGATACCACTTGAATCATGA
- the LOC122569858 gene encoding ras-related protein Rab-23 isoform X1, with protein sequence MREEELEISLKVVIVGNGAVGKSSMIQRFCKGTYTRDYKKTIGVDFLEREIEVDGEDVRLMLWDTAGQEEFDAITAAYYRGAHACVLAYSATDRDSFDAIPSWKLKVENECGEIPTVLVQNKMDLVDQCVIDPDEAERLGRALGCKLLRTSVKEDVGVMSVFRHLASRCLHEMRRCDDDYQDDLRLYSAGPRSPSVISAFSPNGSTCGRSTGNGTIVLRPGTKSKNHKKKNFVKNACRLL encoded by the exons GTGGTGATAGTCGGTAATGGTGCTGTGGGGAAATCGTCGATGATCCAAAGATTTTGCAAGGGCACTTATACGAGAGACTATAAGAAGACCATCGGTGTCGATTTTCTGGAACGGGAGATAGA GGTGGATGGCGAGGACGTAAGACTGATGCTGTGGGATACTGCCGGTCAGGAGGAATTCGACGCAATCACTGCGGCTTATTATCGCGGCGCCCATGCCTGCGTCCTCGCTTATTCAGCCACGGACAGGGATTCCTTCGACGCCATTCCTTCGTGGAAACTGAAG GTGGAGAACGAGTGCGGCGAAATTCCCACGGTTCTTGTACAAAACAAAATGGACCTCGTTGATCAGTGCGTCATTGATCC GGACGAAGCTGAGAGACTTGGTCGTGCCCTCGGCTGTAAGCTTTTAAGAACATCCGTGAAAGAGGACGTCGGAGTCATGAGCGTCTTCCGGCACTTGGCATCAAGATGTCTCCATGAGATGCGTCGCTGTGACGACGATTATCAGGACGACCTGAGATTATACTCAGCCGGACCTAGATCTCCTTCCGTAATAA GTGCATTTAGTCCGAATGGATCCACGTGTGGTCGGAGTACAGGGAATGGTACCATAGTTTTGCGACCAGGAACCAAGTCAAAGAatcataagaaaaaaaattttgtaaaaaacgCTTGTAGGCTACTTTAG
- the LOC122569063 gene encoding 60S ribosomal protein L38 — MPREIKEIKDFLLKARRKDAKSVKIKKNADNVKFKVRCSRFLYTLVITDKEKAEKLKQSLPPGLQVKEVKRSERM, encoded by the exons ATg CCCcgagaaatcaaagaaattaaagattttctCTTGAAAGCTAGGAGGAAAGATGCAAAAT CTGTGAAAATCAAGAAGAATGCTGACAATGTTAAGTTTAAAGTTCGCTGTTCACGATTTTTGTACACTCTTGTCATTACAGACAAAGAAAAGgcagaaaaattgaaacaatctTTACCTCCAG gTCTTCAGGTAAAGGAAGTAAAAAGAAGTGAACGTATGTAA
- the LOC122569561 gene encoding uncharacterized protein LOC122569561: MVKLRVSPVLILFVICGVNLVEPLVKESLSKFLGSLAGIKQVRIPELLNQLCNESQGSDTVRRDACYGCFFRASSQTVGYPLLVAMSNCAYIYLNNTDYGHCQRYLSNATGTANSRTNPTTIYCTFLECVRQVNKDNLEARIKLKTSPSFKMISRRVPLFYFKLYKKLSKAVCIIREQDSESNTVRPGAEPIDPRQQKIKPQKFIISERSNCT; the protein is encoded by the exons ATGGTGAAACTACGTGTATCTCCTGTTTTAATATTGTTCGTAATTTGCGGTGTCAACTTGGTGGAACCATTAGTAAAGGAAAGCTTGTCCAAATTTTTAGGGTCCTTGGCGGGCATCAAACA AGTGAGAATTCCGGAATTGTTAAACCAATTGTGCAATGAATCGCAAGGCTCAGATACAGTTCGTCGAGATGCGTGTTACGGATGTTTCTTCCGGGCCTCTAGTCAAACCGTTGGATATCCTTTATTGGTGGCAATGTCTAATTGTGCTTATATTTATCTCAATAATACCGATTATGGTCACTGTCAACGGTACTTGAGC AACGCTACTGGTACAGCAAATTCAAGAACGAATCCTACGACGATATACTGCACGTTCCTTGAGTGCGTTCGACAAGTGAACAAGGATAATTTA GAAGCACGAATCAAGCTGAAAACGTCACCAAGCTTCAAGATGATTTCCAGACGAGTgccattattttatttcaaactgtACAAGAAATTATCGAAAGCTGTTTGCATCATCCGAGAACAGGATTCAGAATCGAACACCGTGAGGCCTGGAGCGGAACCTATCGATCCGAGACAGCAAAAAATTAAAccacaaaaatttattatttcagagCGATCGAATTGTACATAG
- the LOC122569737 gene encoding BAG family molecular chaperone regulator 2, which translates to MDNPLPHIMESVDCDGSTKPKDRLVSLLDQIEVHVEQLRKDAWRLEEERDTLLTTLDTLRNNEILSGLDETDKDDVLRYAERLSMRCLTVDVLVKIQRDQIQEEALHQVNGLIDSLVVGLRDDPAGTRQRCASFMNACTSQSVGHSDKIFETAILGCTMDDQKRIKKRLQGLLDYIDKMHTIKLL; encoded by the exons ATGGATAATCCATTACCACATATTATGGAAAGCGTGGATTGTGATGGTTCAACAAAGCCGAAAGACAGGTTAGTCAGCCTTCTTGATCAGATCGAAGTGCATGTAGAACAACTGAGGAAAGATGCTTGGAGActcgaagaagagagagataCACTCCTGACTACCTTAGACACACttagaaacaatgaaattttaagtgGATTAGATGAAA CTGACAAGGACGATGTGCTGAGGTATGCTGAAAGATTGTCTATGCGATGTTTAACAGTTGATGTGTTGGTTAAAATTCAGCGTGATCAAATTCAAGAGGAAGCACTACATCAG GTAAATGGTTTGATAGATAGTTTAGTTGTTGGCCTCCGTGATGATCCAGCTGGAACTCGGCAGCGTTGTGCATCTTTTATGAATGCTTGTACTTCACAAAGCGTTGGCCATTCTGATAAAATCTTTGAGACAGCAATTCTTGGGTGTACTATGGATGAtcagaaacgaataaaaaagagaCTGCAGGGGCTATTagattatattgataaaatgcACACAATTAAATTACTGTGA